The Streptomyces sp. NBC_00102 genome segment CGACGGCCGCCGCGAGCCCGGCCGGAGCGTCGGTGGGCGGCGGCGGTGAAGCCTCCGGGCCTGAGAGGTCAGTGAACTCCGAAGTGTCCAGGGCCTGTTCGGCTGCGGCGGCGTCCGGGGTCGTGGGCGGCCCGGGCGCCGGGGCCCCGTGCGGCTGGGCCACCACGGTCAGCAGCAGCTCCGCCGCCCCCTGGGCCGGTACCTCCAGGTGCCACCGGAGAATCCGGGTGGTCGACCCGGCCTCCACGAGGGCCACTTCGACCGGAGCGGGGGAGGCGGCGACCGTCGTCCGCGACAGCCAGTCCGCGCCGCGCTCGTAGGCGAAGACGACCCCGTCCGGGGTGGGCGTGACCGTGCGCCGCGCCCCGGTCTTGTCGTACCTGCGGTGGTCCGACCGCAGTTCGAACTGGTCGGCGAAGTCGGCGTCCACGGTGAGGCCGAGGACGGCGGTCACCGGCTCCGCCCGGTTGCTGACCAGGCGGACGCGCTCCGTCAAGTAACCGCCACCCAGGGCCTGTTCGCGGAACACCGTGTAGGCGGGCGGCTCGTCACGGGTGCCGGGCGGGGTCAGGACGCACGCCGTGCCGGTCTCTCCCGCGGCGGGTACGAGGACGCCGGGGGCCGCGTTGTCCACGGTCAGCGTCCAGCGGCTCAGGTGACGGGCGTCCCGGCGGAAGAGGCCGTCCGGGGAGGTGCCCCGGCGGCCGGTGATCCCGCCGTCCGCGCCCAGTACGGCGAACGTACCGGCGCGGACCAGGGTGATGTCGGTGCCCGCGCTCATGCGTCCGCCCCCGTCTTCGTGGCCGGCGGCTGCCCGGATGCCGGGGAGTCGGTCCGCTCGGCTGCCACCAGCAGGTCCAGTGCGAGCGCGGCCGTCCAGCCGAAGTCGAGGGTGCCGCGGGCCTGTGCGGTGAAGGGGTCCACGTACTCCGCGAAGCCGCTGTTCCCTGCCGCGTCGAGCATCGCCGCGCGCAGCCGGTCGGCCGCGTGGGTCAGGCCGTACTGCCGAAGGCCGCGTTCCATCAGCCAGTTGGTGTTGAACCAGGCGGGTCCGCGCCAGTAGCGGGACGGGTCGAAGGCGGCGCCGTCGAGGTCGTACGAGGGGACCATCGGGACCTCGCCGAGCCGGAAGGCGGTGCCTTCGGCGGTTTGGGTCAGCGCGTCGACGACCTCCCGCGGGAGGCCGGGGACGATCAGCGGGATCAGTCCGGCGACGCTCTTCTCCGGGATGGGTTCGTCGCTCACCAGGTCGCGGCAGAGGAACATACCGGCCTCCGGCGACCAGAGCCGCTCCACCAGTGCCTCGGTGAGGCGGGCGGCGCGCTCCTCGTGCGGGGCCGGGTCGACGCCCGTCTCGGCGGCGATCCGGGCGAGCGCGTGCTCCGAGACGATCAGCAGGGCGTTGACGCACGGGTCTTCGACGGCGAAGGCGTGGCCGGCACCCGCGTCGGCGTAGCCGCCGTCGCGGTAGTCGGTGGCGAGCCGTACGTACCGTCCGTAGTCCAGGTCGGTGGGCCGTTCGGAGGGCTGGCCGTGATCGAGGTCGGCGCGCCGGTACGAGCCCGCGGCGGCCGGCTCGACGCGCCGCAGCGGCGCGTCCCAGCAGGGGCTGTTGTCCATGCCCGGCTCCCAGGGGTGGACCATCGCGGCGAGACCGCCGCCGCCCAGGTCCCGGGGGCCCGTGAGGTAGTCGTGCCAGGCGGCGAGGCGCCCGTACACCCGGGGCAGGAAGCCGCGCCGGCGCGAGTCCTCGGGGTCGGCGAGGTGCACCAGCCAGGCGGCCAGCGCGTGCACCGGGGGCTGCACGATTCCGGAGGTCTCGGTGTCCGCGGGGGCTCCGGCCGCCGCTCCGGCGCTCGACGAGCGCCAGAAGTCGGGGCTCGGGAAGTACGCGTCGTGCGGGACCGCCGGATTGAACACGATGTGCGGGACCCGGCCGTCCTTCCACTGCGCGTGCAGCAGGGTCTCCAGCTCGCGCTGGGCCCGGTGCACCGAGAGGTGGCGCAGGCCGATCGCGATGAACGCGGAGTCCCAGCTCCACTGGTGCGGGTAGAGGCCGCGGGAGGGCACGGTCGAGGCGCCCCTCCAGTTGCCGAGGAGGACGCGGGCCGCACCGTGCCGGAGATCCTCCGTCTCCCCGGCCGCGGACGTCCCGACGAGGAGCGAGGTCACGCGCCCGACCTCCGCAGGAAGGCCGGGATGGAGCGGACGGCCTCGACCGGGTCACCGGTCAGGCGGCACTCGGCGGCGAGGTAGCCGTCGAAACCGATGGTGTGCAGCGCGCCGATCCAGGCCGGCCAGTCCAGGTGGCCGGCGCCCGGCTGGAACCGGTTGGAGTCGCTGACCTGCGCGTGGCCGATGTACGGGGCCGCGGCGAGGATCGATGCCGACGGATCGGCCTCCTCGATGTTCATGTGGTAGCTGTCGATGCCGATCTTCACCGAGTCCAGGCCCACGGTGCTCAGCAGGTCGACGGCCTGGTCCAGCCGGTTGACCATGTGGTCCTCGTACCGGTTGAGCGGCTCCAGGAAGAGGGTGACGCCCTCCGCGCGCGCGTGCTCGCCGAGCTCGGTGAGACCCGCGAGGAGCACCTCGCGGTCCTCCTCCTCGGAGCGCGGCGGCTCGAACGGAGGCAGCCGGCGCGAGAACATCCCGTACGACGCCGGGGTCTGCACGCCCAGGGCGCCGATCTCCGCCGCGACGCTGAGCTGCGACTTCATCTGCTCCAGGGCGTCCTTGCGCAGGCCGTCGTCGAAGGCGGCGAAGAAGTGCAGCATCTCGACGCAGACCGTCGGCATGACGACGCCGTCGGCCAGCGCCCGCTTCAGCTCGGGGAGGCGGTCGCGGAAGTGGAAGTCGCCCCGCGAGCGCAGCTCGATGGCGTCGAACCCGGCGTCCTGGGCGAACGCCCATTTCTCCTGGAGCGTGTCACCGGGGAGCAGCTGTTCCTGGCAGGCGGTCTTCAGCGGGGTCTTCGGCATGAGTGGCCTTTCGGCGCGGCCGGCGGGCAGCGCACGGGGGAGGGGCGAGGCGAGGGGCGGGGCCGGTACGGGGTGACCCGTACCGGCGGGACGCGCGGGGGCGAGCCGGAGTACGGCTCAGAACTCCAGGACGACCTGGAGGGCGTCGGCCGGGCGCTCGTCCAGCAGGACGTAGGCGTCGGCGGCGTCCGCCACCGGGACGATGTGGCTGACCAGGGACTTCACGTCGACCAGGCCCTCGGCGACCAGCGAGAGGAAGGTCTGCTGGAGCCGCTCGACGGTCCACCGGCCGGCCAGCTGCGGGGGGACCCCGCCGATCTGGGAGCAGATGAGCTGCACCCGGTTGTGGTGGAACTCGTCGCCGAGCCGCAGCCCGGCGCCGTCGCCCTGGTAGAAGCCGGAGGCCACCACACGGCCGCCCACTGTCACCGAGCGCAGGGCCTCGTGGAGGGCCGGGTAGACACCGCTGATCTCGATCGCGACGTCGGCGCCCTGGCCGCCGGTGGCCTCGCGGACGCGCTCGGCGACGCTGTCGGTACGGGCGTTCAGGGTGCGGCGCGCGCCGTAGGTACGGGCGGTGTCGAGGCGGCCGTCGAGGGCGTCGACGGCGGTGACGCGGGCGCCGTTGAGCTGGGCGAGGCGGGTGGTGAGCAGGCCGATGACGCCCTGCCCGAAGACGGCGACCTCCTCGCCGAGGTGGATGTCGGCGGCGAGCACCGCGTTGTACGCGATGGCGCCGACGCGGGCGAAGGCGCCCGCCAGCGGCTCCAGGCCGGCCGGCAGCGTGTGGCCCACCATCCGCTCGGCGGGCACGATGCCCTCGCTGCGGTGGCCCCAGATGCCCCAGACCAGGTCGCCCACGGCCGGCATGCCGGGTACGTCCGTCAGCTCGGGCGACACCTCGGTGACCTCGCCGACCTCGGAGTACCCCCAGCCGGCCACCGGGTACTCGATGCCCGCCGCGCCGTCGCGGAAGAGGCGGGCCTCGGCGTCCCAGGTCCGCGTCAGGTACGGGTTGGTGCCCCGGTAGGCGGTGAGCTCGGTGCCCGCGGAGATGCCGGAGTAGCGCGTACGGACCCGCAGGTGGCCCGCCGGCAGGGCGGCGCTCTCGTGCTCGGCGACTTCTACCTGGCGAGGGCCGGTGAACTGGACGACGCGTTCCACGGGGGTCTCCGTTGGTGCTGGGAGGGGACTGCTGCTGACTTAGGTCGAAGATATCTCAGAGTTATGTCTTGTCAATAAGCAAAAGTGGTGCTGAGATGCGTCATGAAAGTGCGTAAGTGGCGTGAGGACACAGCATGGTGATGAAGGCCCGACGGTCGAAGGCGACCCTCTTCGGACTCGCCGCGACCCTGGGAGCCGGCCTGCTCGCGGGCTGCTCCGGCAGCTCCGGTGCCGAGAAGCCGGACAACCGGATCACGGTCTGGTCGCAGGAGAACCTGGCACCGCGGATGGCGGCGACCAAGAAAGTGGTCGCCCGCTTCGAGAAGGAGACCGGGATCGAGGTCGACCTGGTCGGCGTGGACGAGGCCCAGCTCCCGCAGCTGATCATGTCCGCCGCGGCCGCCGGTGACCTCCCCGACGTGATCGGCGCCGTCCCCATGGGCCAGGTCTGGCAGATGTACGGCAGCGGGCTGCTCAACACGAAGGTCGCCGGGAAGGTCGTCCACGACCTGGACGCCGGGACCTTCAACGCCAACGCCCTCTCCCTCACGAAGGACGCCGGAACCACCCTCGCCGTCCCCTCCGACGCCTGGCTCCAGCTCCTCGTCTACCGCAAGGACCTCTTCGCCAAGGCCGGACTCGACGCACCGGACACCTACGCGAACGCGATCAAGGCCGCGAAGACGCTCGACAAGGGCGGTGTCGACGGCATCTCGCTCGCCACCGACCCCTCCGACGCCTTCACCCAGCAGAGCTTCGAGGACCTCGCCCTCGCCAACGGCTGCCAGCTCGTCGACGACGACGGCGAACCCGCCCTCGACTCCACCGCCTGCCGCAACGCCTTCGCCGCCTACGACGAACTGGGCGGGAAGCACGGCGCCCCCGGCACCCAGACCGTGGACTCCACCCGCGCCACCTACTTCTCCGGCAAGTCCTCGATGATGGTCTGGTCCTCCTTCCTCCTGGACGAACTCGCCGGACTGCGCTCCGACGCGCTGCCCAGCTGCGCCCAGTGCAAGGACGACCCGGGCTTCCTCGCCCGCAACACCGGCATCGTCACCTCCCTCCAGGGCCCCGACGGCAAGGAACCCGCCCAGTTCGGCGAGATCACCTCCTGGGCCGTCACCAAGACCGCCGAGACCGGCGCCTCCGCCAAGTTCATCGAGTACATGATGGGCAAGGGCTACGAGGACTGGTTCGGCATGGCGCCCGAGGGCAAGATCCCGGTCCGCACCGGCACCGCCACCGACCCCGGCGCCTTCCGGAAGGCCTGGCGCGCCAGCGTCATGGGCGTCGACAAGCGCGAGTCCATGCAGAAGGCGTACCCCTCCGAACTCCTCGACCGGCTCGTCTCCGGCGTCGGCGACATGCAGCGGTGGGGCCTCGCCCAGGGCCAGGGCGCCCTCGTCGGAGCCACCAACGGCGAACTGCCCGTCGCCAAGGCCATCGGAGCGATGACCAGCGGCCAGAGCTCACCGGACGAGGCCGCCAAGGAAGCCAACGACGAAGTGGCAGCCCTCCAGAAGTCCCTCCAGTAGCCGCACGGCCGCTCTCTCCCCGAGGTAACCGACCCATGAGTACGAAAACCAGCGGCGCGACGGTGCGCCGCGGACGTCCACGGACCACCAGCAGCCGGGAGAACCGCGCCGGCCTCGCCTTCGTGACCCCGACCTTCCTGGTCGTCCTGGTCGTGGTGATCCTGCCGATCCTGTGGACCGTGCTGCTCGCCTTCCAGAACGCCAAGCTCGTCGACATCCAGGAGAACGGCCTCTTCGGCAACTGGACCCTGGACAACTTCCAGCAGGTCTTCGGCTCGCCCGGCTTCTGGAGCAGCCTCGGCACCACGCTGCTCTACACGGTCGGCGCCACCGCCGGCTCCATCGTGCTCGGACTGGTCGCCGCACTCGCCCTGCGCAAGCCGTTCCGGGGCCGCGGCATCCTGCGCGCCTCGATGCTGCTGCCGTACGTCGCACCGGTCGTCGCCGTCTCCTTCGTCTGGGAGGTGGCCCTCAGCCCGCAGTACGGCATCGTCAACGAGTGGGGCAGCAAGCTCCTCGGGTGGGACGACCCGATCGCCTTCCTCTCCACCCGCTCCTACGAAGTCAGCCTGCTCGGCGCGCACTTCGACATCCCGCTGGCGCTGCTCACCGTCATCGCCTTCGAGTCTTGGCGCTACTTCCCGTTCGCCTTCCTCTTCATGCTGGCCCGCCTCCAGGCGGTCCCGGACAGCCTGGAGGAGGCCGCCGAGGTCGACGGCGCCACCATCTCGCAGCGCTTCCGCCACATCCTGCTGCCGCAGATGATGCCCGTCATCGCCCTGCTGTCCGTCCTGCGCTTCATCATGACGTTCAACAAGTTCGACGACATCTACCTGCTCACCGGGGGCGGTTCGGGCACGGACGTCGTCGCGGTCCGCGTGTACGACTTCCTCACCTCGCGCTTCGACGTCGGCGCGGCCTCCGCCCAGGCGCTGATCCTCGCCCTCGTCCTCATGGTCCTGCTGGGCCTCTACTTCATGTTCTTCGGCAAGAAGGTCCAGGAGGAGCAGGCATGACCACCGCACCGTCCGTGACACGGCCGCAGGCCACCGGCCCCGCCGGTACCGGCACCTCCGCACCGCGCAAGGCGCG includes the following:
- a CDS encoding sugar phosphate isomerase/epimerase family protein, which produces MPKTPLKTACQEQLLPGDTLQEKWAFAQDAGFDAIELRSRGDFHFRDRLPELKRALADGVVMPTVCVEMLHFFAAFDDGLRKDALEQMKSQLSVAAEIGALGVQTPASYGMFSRRLPPFEPPRSEEEDREVLLAGLTELGEHARAEGVTLFLEPLNRYEDHMVNRLDQAVDLLSTVGLDSVKIGIDSYHMNIEEADPSASILAAAPYIGHAQVSDSNRFQPGAGHLDWPAWIGALHTIGFDGYLAAECRLTGDPVEAVRSIPAFLRRSGA
- a CDS encoding zinc-binding alcohol dehydrogenase, whose translation is MERVVQFTGPRQVEVAEHESAALPAGHLRVRTRYSGISAGTELTAYRGTNPYLTRTWDAEARLFRDGAAGIEYPVAGWGYSEVGEVTEVSPELTDVPGMPAVGDLVWGIWGHRSEGIVPAERMVGHTLPAGLEPLAGAFARVGAIAYNAVLAADIHLGEEVAVFGQGVIGLLTTRLAQLNGARVTAVDALDGRLDTARTYGARRTLNARTDSVAERVREATGGQGADVAIEISGVYPALHEALRSVTVGGRVVASGFYQGDGAGLRLGDEFHHNRVQLICSQIGGVPPQLAGRWTVERLQQTFLSLVAEGLVDVKSLVSHIVPVADAADAYVLLDERPADALQVVLEF
- a CDS encoding ABC transporter substrate-binding protein, which encodes MVMKARRSKATLFGLAATLGAGLLAGCSGSSGAEKPDNRITVWSQENLAPRMAATKKVVARFEKETGIEVDLVGVDEAQLPQLIMSAAAAGDLPDVIGAVPMGQVWQMYGSGLLNTKVAGKVVHDLDAGTFNANALSLTKDAGTTLAVPSDAWLQLLVYRKDLFAKAGLDAPDTYANAIKAAKTLDKGGVDGISLATDPSDAFTQQSFEDLALANGCQLVDDDGEPALDSTACRNAFAAYDELGGKHGAPGTQTVDSTRATYFSGKSSMMVWSSFLLDELAGLRSDALPSCAQCKDDPGFLARNTGIVTSLQGPDGKEPAQFGEITSWAVTKTAETGASAKFIEYMMGKGYEDWFGMAPEGKIPVRTGTATDPGAFRKAWRASVMGVDKRESMQKAYPSELLDRLVSGVGDMQRWGLAQGQGALVGATNGELPVAKAIGAMTSGQSSPDEAAKEANDEVAALQKSLQ
- a CDS encoding trehalase family glycosidase, which gives rise to MTSLLVGTSAAGETEDLRHGAARVLLGNWRGASTVPSRGLYPHQWSWDSAFIAIGLRHLSVHRAQRELETLLHAQWKDGRVPHIVFNPAVPHDAYFPSPDFWRSSSAGAAAGAPADTETSGIVQPPVHALAAWLVHLADPEDSRRRGFLPRVYGRLAAWHDYLTGPRDLGGGGLAAMVHPWEPGMDNSPCWDAPLRRVEPAAAGSYRRADLDHGQPSERPTDLDYGRYVRLATDYRDGGYADAGAGHAFAVEDPCVNALLIVSEHALARIAAETGVDPAPHEERAARLTEALVERLWSPEAGMFLCRDLVSDEPIPEKSVAGLIPLIVPGLPREVVDALTQTAEGTAFRLGEVPMVPSYDLDGAAFDPSRYWRGPAWFNTNWLMERGLRQYGLTHAADRLRAAMLDAAGNSGFAEYVDPFTAQARGTLDFGWTAALALDLLVAAERTDSPASGQPPATKTGADA
- a CDS encoding carbohydrate ABC transporter permease; the encoded protein is MSTKTSGATVRRGRPRTTSSRENRAGLAFVTPTFLVVLVVVILPILWTVLLAFQNAKLVDIQENGLFGNWTLDNFQQVFGSPGFWSSLGTTLLYTVGATAGSIVLGLVAALALRKPFRGRGILRASMLLPYVAPVVAVSFVWEVALSPQYGIVNEWGSKLLGWDDPIAFLSTRSYEVSLLGAHFDIPLALLTVIAFESWRYFPFAFLFMLARLQAVPDSLEEAAEVDGATISQRFRHILLPQMMPVIALLSVLRFIMTFNKFDDIYLLTGGGSGTDVVAVRVYDFLTSRFDVGAASAQALILALVLMVLLGLYFMFFGKKVQEEQA